CCTCGTCGAGGCTCGCCTATGGGATGAAATATGCGAAAAGGCGCTAGCGATATTTAAGCGAGGAACGAGCGTTGCGGCACAGCGCGGCCTTATCCTAGTAGACACCAAGTACGAATTTGGAACGCTTGTAAGGAACGGAAAGAGAACTCTGGTTCTTGCCGATGAAATTCATACGCAGGACTCCTCGCGGTATTGGGTATTAGATAGTTATGCAGACTGTCTCGAGAAAGGAATCGATCCTCATATGCTCGATAAAGAGTTTGTGCGGAGAATGTTGATGCAAAAGGGCTATATGGGCGAAGGGATTCCGCCAGTGATAGAAGATTCCTTTCGCGTTGATGCGGCTATCCGCTATATTGAGGCATACGAAAAAATTAGCGGCAAGGAATTTGCTGCCGAACCTGGTAGCCAAAAAGAAGCTATACAACAGGTTCTAAAAACCTTCTCGCGTGTCTGTCTTAAATCTTTGGTTTAGATTGCGCGTGGCTTACGCGCCATCAGTAAAAGAAAGCAACGCTAAGTGTTGAGCACGTTTTATTGCGCGAGATACCTGGCGCTGATGGGCTGCTGTCAAGCCAGTCATTCTTCGCGGCAATATCTTTCCTCGCTCGCTCATGAATCGCTTTAGTATTCTTGGATCTTTATAGTCGATTGCTAGTTTGGCGTCTTCGACAAAGGGATCGATTTTTTTATGTTTGCGCGTCCCTAAATCTAGTGGTTGGGCACGAAAATAACCAAGTGGTGTATATGGGCCAGTGGGATAACGGTTCTGCGAATAACCACTGTCTCGTCCTTCGCCTTGTTCCTGTCTGTAGTCACCACCTCTTCCATGTTGACCTTGCCCATATGTCTTTCTAGGTCCGCGATCCTCGCTAACCTTAATTTGACGACCTTCCCAAGTAGCTCCGTTAAGTTCTTCAATCGCTTTGCGCGCCTCCTCTGGAGTAGCCATCTCTACGAATCCAAAACCCCTAGAGCGACCTCCTTCGCCTTCGGTCATAACTTTTGCCGAAATGACTGTGCCCGCCTTGCTGAAAAAATCCTTTAGTTTATCGCTAGTTACCGAAAAAGAAAAGTTACCTACGAAGATCTTAGACATAGCTATAAATTTACTCGTTAATATGAATTCCACTCTCTGTAGTTGCTGCAATAAGGCACGATTGTGACCGAATTTTTTGCTGCAAAAAAACCGAGCGTGGAACTTACCTCGATTTCAAATAAAATGCAAACCACCCCTTCGCTAATACCGAGCCGCAAAATCAAATTTATAAATAAAACCGGAAATTCTTTTCCAGATTTACTAAAATCTCGCGTTTCTCGTAATAGCCTATCTAAGTAGACTAAGGCGCTCTTGAATCATCGTTGGGTTAGTATCGTACCCACGCAGAGTTACCTGTAATGTAGATGGCTCCAAGTCG
Above is a window of Deltaproteobacteria bacterium DNA encoding:
- a CDS encoding 30S ribosomal protein S18 — protein: MDPFVEDAKLAIDYKDPRILKRFMSERGKILPRRMTGLTAAHQRQVSRAIKRAQHLALLSFTDGA